From the genome of Ictalurus punctatus breed USDA103 chromosome 28, Coco_2.0, whole genome shotgun sequence, one region includes:
- the LOC108260105 gene encoding histone H2AX: protein MSGRGKTGGKARAKAKTRSSRAGLQFPVGRVHRLLRKGNYAERVGAGAPVYLAAVLEYLTAEILELAGNAARDNKKTRIIPRHLQLAVRNDEELNKLLGGVTIAQGGVLPNIQAVLLPKKTGQAAPSSGKAGKKSSSQSQEY, encoded by the coding sequence ATGTCTGGAAGAGGCAAAACCGGAGGAAAAGCCCGCGCTAAGGCCAAGACTCGCAGCTCCCGCGCCGGTCTCCAGTTCCCCGTCGGACGCGTGCATCGTCTCCTGCGGAAAGGAAACTACGCCGAGCGGGTGGGTGCTGGCGCCCCTGTGTACCTGGCCGCCGTGCTCGAGTATCTGACCGCTGAGATCCTGGAGTTGGCGGGGAACGCAGCGCGAGACAACAAGAAGACCCGCATCATTCCTCGGCATCTCCAGCTCGCCGTCCGCAACGACGAAGAGTTGAACAAACTGCTCGGCGGAGTGACCATCGCTCAGGGTGGTGTGTTGCCCAACATACAGGCCGTTCTGCTGCCCAAGAAGACCGGCCAGGCCGCACCGAGTTCCGGCAAGGCGGGAAAGAAAAGCTCCTCTCAGTCCCAAGAATACTAA